The Microbacterium sp. LKL04 sequence CGGTGCCGCTCATGAAGGTCAACTTCCTGGGCGACTCGGGTCAGAACACCTTCACCGTCCGCCAGGACATCGGCGCGACCGCGAGCCTCGACGCGCAGGATGCCGCGGCGAAGCGCGTCGAAGAGGTCCTCCTCGACGTGGACGGCGTCGACACCGTGCAGACCTCGATCGGCTCCACCGGTTCCGCGCTCCGCGACGCCTTCTCGGGCGGCGGAACGGGCATCACCTACTCGATCACGACCGACCCCGACGCCGACCAGGAGCAGATCCGCACCGACGTGCAGAAGGCCGTCGCCGACGTGGAGGATGCCGGTGAGATCACCGTCGCGGCCGCCCAGGGCGGGTTCGGCTCGACCGACGTCGAGGTCGACATCACGGCGCCCGATGCCGGTGTTCTCCGCGACGCCACCGACAAGGTCGTCGCGGCCTTGAAGGACGCCGACGGCGTCGACCAGGTCGACTCGAACCTGTCGGCATCCCTCCCCTTCGTCTCGGTCGCCGTCGACCGCGACAAGGCGGCGGAGCTCGGCCTGTCGGAGGTCGCGGTCGGCGGGCTCGTCGCGAACACGATGCAGCCGCGCCAGATCGGCACCGTCGAGATCGACGACTCGACCCTGACCGTCTACCTCAAGGCCGCCGAGATCCCCGACACCATCGAGGAGCTCCGCGGACTCGAGATCGCGAGCGCCTCGGGACTCATCCGCCTCGACGAGGTCGCGACGGTCGAGCAGTCCGAGGGGCCCTCGTCCATCACGAGTGAGCGCGGCCAGCGGACGGCGACCGTCACCGTCACCCCTGCGAGCGACGACCTGAACGCGGCGGGCGCCGCCGTGACCGCGGCGCTCGCGGGCGCCGACCTCCCGCAGGGAGCGGACGCGGAGGTCGGCGGCGTCGTGACGCAGCAGCAGGATGCCTTCGCGCAGCTGGGTCTCGCCATCCTCGCCGCCATCCTGATCGTCTACATCGTGATGGTCGCGACCTTCAAGTCGCTGCGTCAGCCGATCCTGCTGCTGATTTCGGTTCCCTTCGCGGCGACCGGTGCGATCCTGCTGCAGATCGCCTCGGGTGTGCCCCTGGGTGTCGCGTCGCTCATCGGCGTGCTGATGCTCGTCGGCATCGTCGTGACGAACGCGATCGTCCTCATCGACCTCGTCAACCAGTACCGCGAGAAGGGTCTGTCGACCCCCGAGGCGGTGCTCGCCGGTGGCGCTCGCCGTCTGCGACCCATCCTCATGACGGCTCTGGCGACGATCTTCGCGCTCACGCCGATGGCGCTCGGCATCACCGGACACGGCGGGTTCATCTCGCAGCCGCTCGCGATCGTCGTCATCGGCGGCCTCGTGTCGTCGACGATCCTGACGCTGCTGGTCCTTCCCGCCCTCTACAACCTCGTCGAGGGTGCTAAGGAGCGTCGTGCCGCCAGGCGCGGCGACGTCGTCCCGGCTGTCGCCGGTGCGTCGGCGGGAAGCCAGGCTCCGCTGACGCGGCGCGCGCGGCGGGATGCGGCATCCGTCGCCGTCACGGGTGCTGCGGCCGTCGACACGGCGCTCGTCATCGAGGAGGCTCCGGACATCGAGATCCCGATGGACGAGCCGGCCGCCGTCGAGGAGCCTGACGTCGAAGAGCCGGGCGCGGACGAGCCGCGGCGCGAGGAGTGAGGGTCAGTCGGCCTCGGTGAGGTCGACGCCCCACTCGAGCGTCCATGTCTCGCCGGGCGCGAGTCGGCGCAGGCTCCGCCCGGAGTTGAACGCGTCGGCGGGCGCCGTCATCGGCTCGATCGCGACCGCGACGTCGTGCCCGGGGAATCGATCGGTCGTGAACACCTGCACGTACTCGAAGCCCTCGCCGGCCCACACCGTCAGGCGCCGGGAGTCGGGTGCGACGAGGTGAGCCTCGATGCGACCGTCACGGCGGGAGAGCCCGGCGAACGCGACGTCGAGCGACAGGTCACCGACGCGTCGCGGTGAGCTCAGGTCGTGCGCCTCGTCGACCAGCTCCTCGGCGATGGGGATGTTCTGCTCGTCGAGGCGGAACCACGTCCGCGCCTCGAGCTGCAGCGACAGGTCGGCCGTGTCGACGTCGGAGATGCGGAAGTAGGGATGGGTTCCGACCGCGACGGGCGCGTCGCCGGCTCCGACATTCGTGATCGCGTGGGTGACGCGCAGTCCGCGCTCCTCGAGCGCGTAGGTCACCCGGTTGTCGAGGTGGTACGGGTACCCCGACTGCGGGAACACGTCCGCGCGCAGGGTGAGGGCGGCATCCGTCTGCTCCTCCGCCCGGTACGGCGCGAACCGCAGCAGCCCGTGCGACGCGTTGCCGAACTTCGGCTCGGTGATCGCGAGCTGGCGGAGCTCGCCGTCGTCCTCCCAGCGGCCGTCGCGGATGCGGTTCGGCCACGGCACCAGGACGATCCCGGATGCCGCGGGTGTCGGCACGTCGTCGGGGTAGTCGGGGACGAGGTCGACCTCCCCGACGCGCAGCGCGCGGAGCGCGGCGCCCACCTCGGTGATCTCGGCGGAGACGCCAGCGGTGTGGAGGGTGAAGCGGGTTCCGGTGGGGTCGGCGGCCATGCGGCCAGCGTATCCGCGCGGCCGCTTCACAGGTGAGGCGGGTATCGTGGAGCAGTCGGCGGAGGACACCGCGCTGTGCGCGGGCATCCTGTGTAGTCCTCGGGGCCGATCTCGAAACCCGATCCGCGGTTTCGGAACCAGTAACTGGAATGGCCCCCGGCCGACGGAAGTCCGGGTCTCACCGTGCGCGCGCGCACGGCGCTGTTTCGTGCGAGAACTCAGAAAGCACACGCATGCCCAAGAACAAGAAGCCGGCCGGCGGCCGCGCGCAGAACTTCGAACCCCGCTACGGCAAGAAGACCTCGTACCAGGACGCGAAGCGTCGCCCCGGTCAGGCCTCCGCCGGAACCGCCGGCAGCAAGAGCCCCAAGCACCGCGGCTTCCGCGCCGCCGAGGAGTCGGCACCCGCCAAGGGCCGCTGGACCGAACAGGACCGCGCCGGCCGGGCAGAAGCCCGCGGCATCCGTTCGAACGCCCGCGGCGACCGCGGCTTCGACGACCGTCCCCGTCGCGACGCCGAGGGCGAGCGTCCGCGGTTCGATCGCGCTGAGCGCCCGCGCTTCGACCGTAATGAGCGTCCGCGTTTCGACCGTAGTGAGCGTCCTGCTCGGTCGTTCGATGACCGTCCGCGTCGTGATGACCGTTCGGAGCGTCCGCGTTTCGACCGTAGTGAGCGTCCGGCGCGCAGCTTCGACGACCGTCTGCGTCGGGATGACCGGACCGAGCGTCCGCGTTTCGATCGTGCCGGTGGCGCTGAGCGTCCGCGTTTCGACCGGAACGAGCGTCCGGCTCGGTCGTTCGATGACCGTCCGCGTCGCGATGACCGCACGGAGCGTCCGCGGTTCGACCGTGCCGGTGGCGCCGAGCGTCCGCGTTTCGACCGCACCGAGCGCCCCGCGCGAAGCTTCGATGACCGTCCGCGTCGTGATGACCGGACCGAGCGTCCGCGGTTTGATCGCAACGAGCGTCCCGCTCGTTCGTTCGATGACCGTCCCCGTCGTGATGACCGGGCTGAGCGTCCCCGTTTCGACCGCAGCGAGCGTCCGACCCGGTCGTTCGATGACCGCCCCCGCCGCGACGACCGCCCCCGTCGCGACGAGCGCGCGAACCGGTCGGATTGGAAGGCCGACGAGAAGTCGAAGGCGCACCAGGACCACGTCGACGTCGTGCACGAGCGGCTGCAGGCCGAAGCGGTGGATGCCGCGTCCGTCGAGCAGGCCTCGTTCGCTGACCTCGGCCTCGGCCAGAACATCGTCCGGACCCTCGAAGGCCTCGGCGCCACGAGCCCGTTCCCGATCCAGGCGGCCACCGTTCGCCCGATCCTCGACGGCCGTGACGTCCTCGCCCGTGGCCGCACCGGCTCGGGCAAGACGATCGCCTTCGGTGCCCCGCTCGTCGAGCGCGTGCTGCGCGGTCAGGCCGGCAAGCGCCGCGCCTGGGGCCGCTCGCCGCAGGCTCTGATCCTCGCGCCGACGCGCGAGCTCGCGCTGCAGATCGACCGCACCGTGCAGGAGCTCGCGCAGAGCGTGGGCCTGTTCACGACGCAGGTCTACGGCGGCGTGCCGCAGGGCCGCCAGGTCGGCGCGCTCAAGAAGGGCGTCGACATCGTCATCGGCACCCCCGGCCGCATCGAGGACCTCGAGAAGCAGGGCAAACTCGACCTGTCGGAGGTCGGCATCGTCGTCCTCGACGAGGCGGACCACATGAGCGAGCTGGGCTTCCTCGAGCCGATGCAGCGCATCCTCCGGCTCGTGCAGGACGACGCGCAGAAGCTCCTCTTCTCGGCCACGCTCGACCGCGAGGTCGCCGCGCTCGTCGACGAGTTCCTCGTCGACCCGGCCGTCTACGAGGTCGCCGGCGAGACGCAGGAGACCAGCACGATCGACCACCGCGTGCTCGTGATCGACCACCGCGACAAGGCCGAGATCCTCACGTCGCTGGTCGACCGCGACGGCAAGACGCTCGTCTTCACCCGTACGCGCGCCTACTCCGAGATGCTCGTCGAGCAGTTCGAGGATGCCGGGATCGCCGCCGTCGCCCTCCACGGTGACCTGAACCAGGCCAAGCGCACGCGCAACCTGCAGCGCCTGACCGACGGCAAGGTGAACGTCCTCGTCGCGACCGATGTCGCGGCCCGCGGCATCCACGTCGACGACATCGACCTGGTCGTCCAGGCCGACGCGCCCGACGAGTACAAGACGTACACGCACCGCTCCGGCCGTACCGGTCGCGCGGGCCGCGCGGGCACGGTCGTCACCCTCATCACGCGTCAGCGCCGCCGTCGCATGACCGAGATGCTCGAGCGCGCTGAGATCGACGCGCCGTTCGACGAGGCGCGCGCCGGCGACGACGTGCTCGAAGAGATCACGGGTCGTCAGGCCTCGAACGTCGACGCCTGAGATCGCTCACTAGGGTGGGCGGATGCCGGTTGTCATCCGCCCCCTCGGTGATCCCGACGTCGAGCAGGTCGTGTCGCTCTGGCACGCGTGCGGTCTGACGCGTCCCTGGAACGATCCGCACCGCGACATCGCACGTGCGCGCGCCGTCTGGCCCGACCTCTTGCTCGTCGCGGCCGACGGCGATCGCGTCGTCGGCTCGGTCATGGCCGGCTACGACGGCCACCGGGGTTGGCTGTACTACCTCGCGACCGACCCGGACCGCCGTGGCGAGGGCATCGGAAGGATGCTGGTCGCCGAGGCGGAGCGCCGACTCGAGGCGCTCGGCTGCCCGAAGGTGATGCTCATGGTCCGCGAGGGGAACGACGCCGTCGCGGAGTTCTACGACACCCTCGGCTATGCCCGCGACGCGACCTCGGTCCTCGGCAAGCGCCTGATCCCCGACGGCTGAGTCAGAACAGCATCGCGGATGCCTGTTCCCGGGTCGCGGTCTTCATGACCGGCCCCGTGGTCCGCACCGGACCCATCCCGCGCGGCGGGACGTCTTCTTCCTCGAGTCGGCCGTGCAGGCCGTGTCGCCGCAGCAGCGGACGCACGCGCGCCGACAGCCACGAGCGGTAGCCCTTCGGCGCCGACACGGCGGCGCCCGGGTACAGGCCACGGTAGGCCGGCACGAGGTCCGGGCACTCCCGCTCGAGCCATTGCCAGAACCACTCCTTCGCGCCCGGGCGCAGGTGCAGCGCCCCGAAGACGACCCGACGTGCTCCGGATGCCGCGATCCGCGCAATCGCATCGTCGAGGACGTCGATCCCATCGGTCAGGTGCGGGACGATCGGCATGAGGAAGACGGTCACCGAGAAGCCGGCATCCGTTGCGGCCTTCACCGTGTCGAGCCGTGCCTGGAACGACGGGGCTCCCGGTTCGAGGAGCTGCCGCAGCGGTTCGTGGGGGATTGCGATCGACATGGCGATATGGATCGGGACGTGGGTCGCGGCATCCGTCAGCAAGGGAAGATCGCGGCGCAGCAGCGTGCCCTTCGTCAGGATCGAGAACGGTGTGCCACTGGACGTCAGTGCGTCGATGATGCCGGGCATCAGCTTGTAGCGCCCCTCAGCGCGCTGGTACGGATCCGTGTTCGTCCCGAGGGCGACAGGTTCGTGTCGCCACGACGGCTTGGCGAGCTCGCGCGCGAGCACCTCTGCGACGTTCACCTTGACGACGATCTGAGAATCGAAATCGGCACCTGCATCGAGGTCGAGGTACGTGTGCGTCTGACGAGCGAAGCAGTAGGCACATGCATGTTGGCAGCCTCGATACGGGTTCACCGTCCACGAGAACGGCATCGCCGACCCGCTCGGCACGTGGTTGAGCGCCGACTTCGCGACGACCTCGTGGAAGGTCATCCCGGCGAACTCCGGCGTGGCGACCGATCGGACGAGGCCGCCCATCGACT is a genomic window containing:
- a CDS encoding efflux RND transporter permease subunit — translated: MSHLAVLSLKNRALIALITIVAAIFGGLALTSLKQELIPPIQLPQLSILTTYPGASPDVVNNDVSTPIEQAIQAVPDLESTTSTSTTNASIVQASFAYGTDLATAEQKILQAINRLDSLPDDLDTNVLAFSTDDLPVISIAVTGYSDETAVQDRLENAVIPDIEDLNGVAAAQIVGGRTSRVTITPDQEKLAEAGYTQTAITDALDQNGTLFPGGTVSEGDQTLTVQTGTKLDSVDGISDLPLVPTDADQIAAGDVTIGDVAKVVLDTDPVTSISRVDGKPALTVSITKLPAANTVDVSHLVRDSLSTIKDDLGNGATVTVVFDQAPYIEQSIEALAQEGLLGLAFAVVVILIFLLSVRSTLVTAISIPTSVLITFIGIQAFGYSLNILTLGALTIAIGRVVDDSIVVIENIKRHYVGDADKLASIRLAVREVASAITASTLTTVAVFLPIAFVGDLTGELFRPFALTVTIAMLASLFVALTIVPVLAYWFLRPGKPVLDAAGRAIDPEDPAAPPTRLQKSYLPVLRWTLRHSVVTILLAVLVLGGTILAVPLMKVNFLGDSGQNTFTVRQDIGATASLDAQDAAAKRVEEVLLDVDGVDTVQTSIGSTGSALRDAFSGGGTGITYSITTDPDADQEQIRTDVQKAVADVEDAGEITVAAAQGGFGSTDVEVDITAPDAGVLRDATDKVVAALKDADGVDQVDSNLSASLPFVSVAVDRDKAAELGLSEVAVGGLVANTMQPRQIGTVEIDDSTLTVYLKAAEIPDTIEELRGLEIASASGLIRLDEVATVEQSEGPSSITSERGQRTATVTVTPASDDLNAAGAAVTAALAGADLPQGADAEVGGVVTQQQDAFAQLGLAILAAILIVYIVMVATFKSLRQPILLLISVPFAATGAILLQIASGVPLGVASLIGVLMLVGIVVTNAIVLIDLVNQYREKGLSTPEAVLAGGARRLRPILMTALATIFALTPMALGITGHGGFISQPLAIVVIGGLVSSTILTLLVLPALYNLVEGAKERRAARRGDVVPAVAGASAGSQAPLTRRARRDAASVAVTGAAAVDTALVIEEAPDIEIPMDEPAAVEEPDVEEPGADEPRREE
- a CDS encoding aldose 1-epimerase family protein, with translation MAADPTGTRFTLHTAGVSAEITEVGAALRALRVGEVDLVPDYPDDVPTPAASGIVLVPWPNRIRDGRWEDDGELRQLAITEPKFGNASHGLLRFAPYRAEEQTDAALTLRADVFPQSGYPYHLDNRVTYALEERGLRVTHAITNVGAGDAPVAVGTHPYFRISDVDTADLSLQLEARTWFRLDEQNIPIAEELVDEAHDLSSPRRVGDLSLDVAFAGLSRRDGRIEAHLVAPDSRRLTVWAGEGFEYVQVFTTDRFPGHDVAVAIEPMTAPADAFNSGRSLRRLAPGETWTLEWGVDLTEAD
- a CDS encoding DEAD/DEAH box helicase gives rise to the protein MPKNKKPAGGRAQNFEPRYGKKTSYQDAKRRPGQASAGTAGSKSPKHRGFRAAEESAPAKGRWTEQDRAGRAEARGIRSNARGDRGFDDRPRRDAEGERPRFDRAERPRFDRNERPRFDRSERPARSFDDRPRRDDRSERPRFDRSERPARSFDDRLRRDDRTERPRFDRAGGAERPRFDRNERPARSFDDRPRRDDRTERPRFDRAGGAERPRFDRTERPARSFDDRPRRDDRTERPRFDRNERPARSFDDRPRRDDRAERPRFDRSERPTRSFDDRPRRDDRPRRDERANRSDWKADEKSKAHQDHVDVVHERLQAEAVDAASVEQASFADLGLGQNIVRTLEGLGATSPFPIQAATVRPILDGRDVLARGRTGSGKTIAFGAPLVERVLRGQAGKRRAWGRSPQALILAPTRELALQIDRTVQELAQSVGLFTTQVYGGVPQGRQVGALKKGVDIVIGTPGRIEDLEKQGKLDLSEVGIVVLDEADHMSELGFLEPMQRILRLVQDDAQKLLFSATLDREVAALVDEFLVDPAVYEVAGETQETSTIDHRVLVIDHRDKAEILTSLVDRDGKTLVFTRTRAYSEMLVEQFEDAGIAAVALHGDLNQAKRTRNLQRLTDGKVNVLVATDVAARGIHVDDIDLVVQADAPDEYKTYTHRSGRTGRAGRAGTVVTLITRQRRRRMTEMLERAEIDAPFDEARAGDDVLEEITGRQASNVDA
- a CDS encoding GNAT family acetyltransferase; amino-acid sequence: MPVVIRPLGDPDVEQVVSLWHACGLTRPWNDPHRDIARARAVWPDLLLVAADGDRVVGSVMAGYDGHRGWLYYLATDPDRRGEGIGRMLVAEAERRLEALGCPKVMLMVREGNDAVAEFYDTLGYARDATSVLGKRLIPDG
- a CDS encoding Rv2578c family radical SAM protein, which encodes MRWQGQDISAVDDAALPGLESMGGLVRSVATPEFAGMTFHEVVAKSALNHVPSGSAMPFSWTVNPYRGCQHACAYCFARQTHTYLDLDAGADFDSQIVVKVNVAEVLARELAKPSWRHEPVALGTNTDPYQRAEGRYKLMPGIIDALTSSGTPFSILTKGTLLRRDLPLLTDAATHVPIHIAMSIAIPHEPLRQLLEPGAPSFQARLDTVKAATDAGFSVTVFLMPIVPHLTDGIDVLDDAIARIAASGARRVVFGALHLRPGAKEWFWQWLERECPDLVPAYRGLYPGAAVSAPKGYRSWLSARVRPLLRRHGLHGRLEEEDVPPRGMGPVRTTGPVMKTATREQASAMLF